The window AGTGGAACGCGCTCAAGTTCATCGGCCCCACGGGCATGTTCCTGGACGCCGACGAGGGCACGGAGATGCGCGCCTTCCTGGACGGCGAGATCCCGCGCGCGCAGTGGGCGGACCTGGGCCAGTGGCGCGAGGACGGCGGCGCGGTGGAGCGGCACCTGGCGCGCATCCTCGCCATCCCGTTCCTGGACGTGGAGAAGATCCGCGCGAAGCGCTTCCACGTGGCGCTGGACTGCGTGCGCGGCGCCGGCGGCAACATCTTCCCGCAGCTGCTGGAGGCGCTGGGCTGCACGGTGGACGCCATCAACCTGGAGACGGACGGCCTCTTCCCCCGCGAGCCCGAGCCGGTGGCGGAGAACCTGAAGGAGCTGGAGGCGCTGGTCGCCAAGGGCGGCGCCGTGGTCGGCCTGGCGACGGACCCCGACGTGGACCGCCTCTCCCTCGTCTCCGAACAGGGCAAGGCGATCGGCGAGGACTACACGCTGGCGCTGGCGGCGTCGCTCGTCCTGCGGCACAGGCCGGGCAAGGTGGTGACCAACCTCTCCACCAGCCGCCTGCTGGACGACGTGGCGGAGAAGGCGGGCACCAGGCTGGTGCGCGCGCCCGTGGGCGAGATCAACGTGGCGCGGCGGATGCAAGCGGAAGATGCGACCATCGGCGGCGAGGGAAACGGCGGCGTGATCCTGCCCGACGTCCATCTCACCCGCGACGCGCCCGTGGCCGCCGCCCTCATCCTCCAGCTCCTGGCCGAGACCGGCCGCCCGCTGAGCGAGCTGGCGGCGGAGATCGGGCGGTACGAGATCGTGAAGGAGAAGGTCGCCCGCCCGGACAAGCCGCTGGACGAGGTCTACGCCGCGCTGGAAGCGTCGATGGGCGCCCCCGAGGCCGACCGGCAGGACGGGCTGCGGCTGTCGTGGCCGGCGGAGCGCAAGTGGGCGCACCTGCGGCCTTCCGGCACCGAGCCCATCGTGCGCATCATCTGCGAGGCGCCCACGCGCGCCGAGGCCGACGAGCTGGTGGAGGCCCTGCGCAGGGCGCTCCCGGCATAAGCTGCACCCACTCTCAAACGCGGAAGCGAACGACTATGTGCGGAATCGTGGGATATATCGGTGCGCAGCAGGTCGCGCCGCTCCTCATCCAGGGGCTGAAGCGGCTGGAGTACCGCGGCTACGACTCGGCCGGGATCGCGGTGGCGAAGAACGGCACCATCTCCATCCGCAAGGAAGCCGGCAAGATCGCCGAGCTGGAGAAGCTGCTGGTGGAGGAGCCGGTGGAGGGCGTGTACGGCATCGGCCACACGCGCTGGGCCACGCACGGCCCGCCCACGACCACGAACGCGCACCCGCACACGAGCGAGAACGGCGACTTCGCGCTGGTGCACAACGGCATCATCGAGAACGCCAACGCGCTGCGCCGCCTGCTCACCGAGCGCGGCCACGTCTTCAAGAGCGAGACCGACACCGAGGTGCTTCTGCACCTGATCGAGGAGCTGTACACCACGGGCGACGGCCGGTCCGGCGAGTCGCTGGAGCGCGCGGTGGAGGCGGCGCTGGGGCAGGTGGAGGGCACGTACGGCATCGCCGTGGTCAGCACGCGCGACCCGGGCAAGATCGTGGTGGCCCGCCTGGGCAGCCCGC of the Longimicrobiaceae bacterium genome contains:
- the glmM gene encoding phosphoglucosamine mutase, with protein sequence MFDTSQLMVSVSGVRGRVGGGLTPEVIAHFAAAFGAYALKRGPGKTVVIGRDSRVSGAMFMRAATAALQSVGCDVVDVGIVPTPSVQLAVEDLGAAGGLAVTASHNPIEWNALKFIGPTGMFLDADEGTEMRAFLDGEIPRAQWADLGQWREDGGAVERHLARILAIPFLDVEKIRAKRFHVALDCVRGAGGNIFPQLLEALGCTVDAINLETDGLFPREPEPVAENLKELEALVAKGGAVVGLATDPDVDRLSLVSEQGKAIGEDYTLALAASLVLRHRPGKVVTNLSTSRLLDDVAEKAGTRLVRAPVGEINVARRMQAEDATIGGEGNGGVILPDVHLTRDAPVAAALILQLLAETGRPLSELAAEIGRYEIVKEKVARPDKPLDEVYAALEASMGAPEADRQDGLRLSWPAERKWAHLRPSGTEPIVRIICEAPTRAEADELVEALRRALPA